A genomic stretch from bacterium includes:
- a CDS encoding amidohydrolase, translating to MAAAERLISSDDHVDLAHDAIKANLASKYHGAYDAALMEFGMGMAKTMSSEANALWRKQQDLPDAEVRRMDSLEGRNYPAAGRPGHTDAKARLEDLDADGIEKSVMYCEVSAFRYLYLLKEGNREATRAFNTTMHDFAEIDRERMVVSYQIPIHDIEAAVAEVKWVAETGGKSLQLPVYPAELGLPDYWDTRYDPLWQVISETGLPVCLHIGLNTQLESLAQRDPTPQKGIFVGAVALTTAEPLGMFIMGGVFERFPKLKVVFVEPGLGWVDWWLYIVDDLKARQGYEFPAISKPPSHYFHQNVFLTFIDEPNAYRLATERLGVDNIMWSSDYPHPVTSWPRSREIVNNMFDGIPAEDRAKIVHGNATRVWNL from the coding sequence ATGGCCGCAGCCGAACGCCTGATCTCGTCCGACGACCACGTCGACCTCGCCCACGACGCCATCAAGGCGAACCTCGCCTCGAAGTACCACGGCGCCTACGACGCCGCGCTGATGGAGTTCGGCATGGGCATGGCGAAGACCATGAGCTCCGAGGCGAACGCGCTCTGGCGGAAGCAGCAGGACCTGCCCGACGCCGAGGTCCGGCGGATGGACTCGCTCGAGGGTCGCAACTACCCCGCCGCCGGGCGGCCGGGCCACACGGACGCGAAGGCCCGCCTCGAGGATCTCGACGCGGACGGGATCGAGAAGTCGGTCATGTACTGCGAGGTGAGCGCCTTCCGCTACCTCTACCTGCTGAAGGAGGGCAACCGCGAGGCGACCCGCGCCTTCAACACGACGATGCACGACTTCGCCGAGATCGATCGCGAACGCATGGTCGTGTCGTACCAGATTCCGATCCACGACATCGAGGCCGCCGTCGCCGAGGTGAAGTGGGTCGCCGAAACCGGCGGCAAGTCCCTCCAGCTTCCGGTCTACCCGGCGGAGCTCGGCCTCCCCGACTACTGGGATACCCGCTATGACCCGCTCTGGCAGGTCATCAGCGAGACCGGTCTCCCGGTCTGTCTCCACATCGGGCTGAACACCCAGCTCGAGAGCCTCGCCCAGCGCGACCCGACCCCGCAGAAGGGCATCTTCGTCGGCGCCGTCGCCCTCACGACCGCCGAGCCCCTCGGCATGTTCATCATGGGCGGCGTCTTCGAGCGTTTCCCGAAGCTCAAGGTCGTCTTCGTCGAGCCCGGGCTCGGCTGGGTCGATTGGTGGCTCTACATCGTCGACGACCTGAAGGCGCGACAGGGCTACGAATTCCCGGCGATCTCGAAGCCGCCGAGCCACTATTTCCACCAGAACGTGTTCCTGACCTTCATCGACGAGCCGAACGCCTATCGCCTCGCGACCGAGCGTCTCGGCGTCGACAACATTATGTGGTCCTCGGACTATCCCCACCCGGTCACGAGCTGGCCGCGCTCGCGGGAGATCGTGAACAACATGTTCGACGGGATTCCCGCCGAGGACCGCGCGAAGATCGTCCACGGCAACGCGACGCGGGTCTGGAACCTCTAG
- a CDS encoding MarR family transcriptional regulator, whose translation MSGDGPQKTTPTANGLLRHLIGAANAIRGEIGAEIEGLGHEYSPAASHLIVNLPSEGLGMSELADRLRLTPQRTGQLVQNLESFGYVERIPEPEDGRARRVVFTDRGRELLADIDRIDERYTKLVAERLGPERFARLCEDAEFLDRAFRDDDELIDLRR comes from the coding sequence GTGAGCGGCGACGGCCCGCAGAAGACGACGCCGACGGCGAACGGACTGCTGCGCCACCTGATCGGTGCGGCGAACGCGATCCGGGGAGAGATCGGCGCCGAGATCGAGGGGCTGGGCCACGAGTATTCTCCCGCCGCCTCGCATCTGATCGTGAACCTCCCCTCCGAGGGGCTCGGGATGTCCGAGCTCGCGGATCGCCTCCGGCTCACGCCTCAGCGGACCGGGCAGCTGGTCCAGAATCTCGAGTCTTTCGGCTACGTGGAGCGGATCCCGGAGCCCGAGGACGGGCGGGCCCGTCGCGTCGTCTTCACCGACCGCGGCCGGGAGCTCCTCGCCGACATCGATCGGATCGACGAGCGATATACGAAGCTCGTGGCCGAACGGCTCGGCCCCGAGCGATTCGCGCGGCTCTGTGAGGACGCCGAGTTCCTGGACCGCGCATTCCGCGACGACGATGAGTTGATCGACCTGCGACGCTGA
- a CDS encoding ABC transporter transmembrane domain-containing protein — translation MSSSASTPDAIPPVDADPVEEIAQTEGAAAAPVDPATASDDETARRRPKGKDLKPLRGLLPFVARYKGTAILALIALVASTAVTLSFPMAFSAVIDTGFGQENAGAIDRTFLVLIGVGLLAGLTSSIRFYLVSWIGERVVTDLRAAVFDHIVGQSPAFFEKNHTGEIQARLTTDTTLIKTVVGSTVSIALRNAFMLVGATALLFWTSPRLAGLVLIAIPLILAPLLLFGRLVRRLSRRSQDTLADTNVFASEALSFIQTVQAFTHEAADRSRYRNVVEVAFDAARARMIARAGLTALVMSLVLAFVIAIVWIGARDVLEGSMTGGDLSSFVMYALMSAVALAAVAEVWGDVQLAAGAAERLFELLGVEPEIEIAANPVALPEPPVGLVEFAGVDFRYPTRPEVAALSSLGFRADPGETVAIVGPSGAGKSTVLRLLLRFYDPQAGAIRVDGVDVRDADPRDVRARMSIVPQETAIFTENLRENIRYGRPEATDAEVEAAAAVALVDEFVRDLPRGYDTMLGENGMTLSGGQRQRVAIARAVLKDAPILLLDEATSSLDSQSERLVQQALERLMKGRTTIVIAHRLATVRGADRILVVDGGRVVSSGRHEALVAEGGLYADLARMQLTGAPGDPARGDAA, via the coding sequence TTGAGCAGCTCCGCCTCCACACCCGACGCGATCCCGCCCGTCGACGCCGACCCGGTCGAGGAGATCGCCCAGACCGAGGGCGCTGCCGCTGCCCCCGTCGACCCGGCGACCGCGTCGGACGACGAGACGGCGCGCCGCCGCCCGAAGGGCAAGGACCTGAAGCCCCTTCGCGGGCTGCTTCCCTTCGTGGCGCGCTACAAGGGCACGGCGATCCTGGCGCTGATCGCACTCGTCGCGTCGACCGCGGTCACCCTCTCCTTCCCGATGGCTTTTAGCGCCGTGATCGACACGGGCTTCGGACAGGAAAATGCCGGCGCCATCGACCGGACCTTCCTCGTCCTGATCGGCGTGGGTCTGCTGGCCGGCCTGACCAGCTCGATCCGGTTCTATCTGGTCTCGTGGATCGGCGAGCGCGTCGTGACCGACCTGCGCGCCGCGGTCTTCGACCACATCGTCGGCCAGAGCCCCGCGTTCTTCGAGAAGAACCACACGGGCGAGATCCAGGCGCGGCTCACGACGGACACGACGCTGATCAAGACCGTCGTCGGTTCCACGGTCTCGATCGCCCTCCGCAACGCCTTCATGCTCGTGGGCGCGACCGCCCTCCTCTTCTGGACGAGCCCGCGCCTCGCCGGCCTCGTGCTGATCGCGATCCCGCTGATTCTCGCGCCGCTCCTGCTCTTCGGTCGGCTCGTGCGGCGACTCAGTCGCCGCAGTCAGGACACGCTCGCCGACACGAACGTGTTCGCGAGCGAAGCGCTCTCGTTCATCCAGACGGTCCAGGCCTTCACCCACGAGGCGGCCGATCGAAGCCGCTACCGGAACGTCGTCGAAGTCGCCTTCGACGCGGCCCGGGCGCGGATGATCGCGCGCGCCGGCCTGACCGCCCTCGTGATGTCCCTCGTCCTCGCCTTCGTGATCGCGATCGTCTGGATCGGCGCCCGCGACGTGCTGGAAGGTTCGATGACCGGCGGCGACCTGAGTTCCTTCGTGATGTACGCGCTGATGAGCGCGGTCGCCCTCGCCGCGGTGGCCGAGGTCTGGGGCGACGTGCAGCTCGCCGCAGGTGCCGCCGAGCGGCTCTTCGAGCTGCTCGGGGTCGAGCCCGAGATCGAGATCGCCGCGAACCCCGTCGCCCTCCCGGAGCCGCCGGTCGGCCTCGTCGAGTTCGCGGGCGTCGACTTCCGCTACCCGACCCGGCCCGAAGTCGCAGCCCTCTCGAGCCTCGGCTTCCGAGCCGATCCCGGCGAGACCGTCGCGATCGTCGGCCCCTCCGGCGCCGGCAAGAGCACCGTCCTCCGCCTGCTGCTCCGCTTCTACGACCCCCAGGCCGGCGCGATCCGCGTCGACGGCGTCGACGTGCGCGACGCCGATCCGCGCGACGTCCGCGCACGGATGTCGATCGTTCCCCAGGAAACGGCGATCTTCACGGAGAACCTGAGGGAGAACATCCGCTATGGCAGGCCGGAGGCCACCGATGCGGAAGTCGAGGCCGCGGCGGCCGTCGCGCTCGTCGACGAGTTCGTGCGCGACCTGCCGCGGGGCTACGACACGATGCTCGGCGAGAACGGCATGACCCTCTCCGGAGGCCAGCGTCAGCGCGTCGCGATCGCCCGCGCGGTCTTGAAGGACGCGCCGATCCTGCTCCTCGACGAAGCGACGAGCAGCCTCGACTCCCAGAGCGAGCGACTCGTCCAGCAGGCCCTCGAGCGATTGATGAAGGGCCGCACGACGATCGTGATCGCCCACCGGCTCGCGACGGTTCGCGGCGCCGACCGCATCCTGGTCGTCGACGGCGGGCGGGTCGTGTCCAGCGGACGCCACGAAGCGCTCGTTGCCGAGGGCGGGCTCTATGCGGATCTCGCGCGCATGCAGCTCACCGGTGCGCCGGGAGACCCCGCGCGCGGCGACGCGGCCTGA
- a CDS encoding SDR family oxidoreductase, translated as MDRTLKGRVALVTGAGPGIGRSTAIACARDGADVVVAARRREPLDELAKEIAEETGRRTLAIPSDLTDLEASAALVERTIDEFGRLDVLVNVATASFFRGKLVDNDWSTYSDSVQMNVIGTMKLCADAARKMAEAGGGSIINIGTLATTALQAQNGEYSSTKLAMVGLSKTLAREMGGKNVRVNVVTPGYTTGEGLTRLFEEMGAHAGVSGDEMSAQVARGVALKRHVDPDDIAEACVYLGSDRARNVTGVELHVTAGAMIV; from the coding sequence ATGGATCGAACGTTGAAGGGCAGGGTGGCGCTCGTGACCGGGGCCGGACCGGGGATCGGTCGTTCGACCGCGATCGCCTGCGCCCGGGACGGGGCGGACGTCGTCGTGGCCGCGCGGCGGCGGGAACCACTCGACGAGCTGGCGAAGGAGATCGCCGAGGAGACGGGCAGGCGAACGCTTGCGATCCCCTCCGACCTGACGGACCTCGAGGCGAGTGCAGCGCTCGTCGAGCGGACGATCGACGAATTCGGCCGCCTCGACGTGCTGGTGAACGTCGCGACGGCGAGCTTCTTCCGCGGGAAGCTCGTCGACAACGACTGGTCGACCTACTCGGACTCGGTCCAGATGAACGTGATCGGGACGATGAAGCTCTGCGCCGATGCCGCCCGGAAGATGGCCGAAGCGGGCGGCGGCTCGATCATCAACATCGGGACCCTCGCGACGACCGCGCTCCAGGCCCAGAACGGCGAGTACTCGTCGACGAAGCTCGCGATGGTCGGCTTGTCGAAGACCCTCGCGCGGGAGATGGGCGGGAAGAACGTTCGCGTCAACGTGGTCACGCCCGGGTACACGACCGGAGAAGGCCTCACGCGGCTCTTCGAAGAGATGGGCGCCCACGCCGGGGTCTCGGGAGACGAGATGAGCGCGCAGGTCGCGCGCGGCGTCGCGCTGAAGCGCCACGTCGATCCCGACGACATCGCCGAGGCGTGCGTCTACCTCGGCTCCGATCGGGCCCGCAACGTCACCGGGGTCGAGCTCCACGTGACCGCGGGCGCGATGATCGTCTGA
- a CDS encoding enoyl-CoA hydratase-related protein: MSESAHVTIDDPTEGVRRFTLNRPEKRNAMDNRLRRELLDGLRAADEDAAIKVSIIRGAGKCFSSGYDLGSDLGSDQPYWTSEVGMKWARHVTAGWTSLWDLYKPVIAQVHGYAMAGGLELVGACDLAYGAEDAKFSHPVTRFALPDFDWFPTHLPPRVAMELQVAGRVFLGTEAAQAGIINQAFPAEELEAKVLEIASHMAATPSAVLAVNKRAVHTAIEARGGRSVIRTLGDLQAGPHLQSLGGDAILEQVKSGNKR, encoded by the coding sequence ATGTCTGAGTCCGCCCACGTCACCATCGACGACCCCACCGAGGGGGTGCGTCGCTTCACGCTGAACCGACCCGAGAAGCGCAACGCGATGGACAATCGGCTGCGGCGTGAGCTGCTCGACGGGTTGCGCGCCGCGGACGAGGACGCCGCGATCAAGGTCTCGATCATCCGCGGGGCCGGGAAGTGCTTCTCGTCGGGCTACGACCTGGGCAGCGACCTCGGGAGCGACCAGCCCTACTGGACCTCCGAGGTCGGCATGAAGTGGGCGCGTCACGTGACCGCCGGCTGGACCTCGCTCTGGGATCTCTACAAGCCGGTGATCGCACAGGTCCACGGCTATGCGATGGCCGGGGGACTCGAGCTCGTCGGGGCCTGCGATCTCGCGTACGGAGCCGAGGATGCGAAGTTCTCGCATCCGGTCACGCGCTTCGCGTTGCCGGACTTCGACTGGTTCCCGACCCATCTCCCGCCGCGGGTCGCGATGGAGCTGCAGGTCGCCGGGCGCGTCTTCCTGGGGACCGAGGCGGCGCAGGCTGGAATCATCAACCAGGCATTCCCGGCCGAGGAGCTCGAGGCGAAGGTGCTCGAGATCGCGAGCCATATGGCGGCGACCCCGTCGGCGGTTCTCGCGGTCAACAAGCGCGCGGTCCACACGGCGATCGAGGCGCGCGGGGGGCGCTCGGTCATCCGAACCCTCGGTGATCTCCAGGCGGGGCCGCATCTCCAGTCCCTCGGCGGCGACGCGATCCTCGAGCAGGTGAAGAGCGGGAACAAACGATGA
- a CDS encoding ecdysteroid 22-kinase family protein: protein MSHVPAHSGEIDAAWLTDALQPRHPGVRVASVDLADSAEVTNSHAWLGVRYAPDSKPGPTSLFGKLLPNDPMRRVAIAQTRMGLREAKFYDTLAPKLSLRVPEAHVVRYEEDEGGAFVILLEDLNASGCTVSSGPESPTPDQAARALEDLAAMHVRFEDPAVREKEAGWVTPPDPPSDYGAVRLQEGLDHHRDKLTDAFAEMSEVYIAKQDALHAVWAAGPRTVIHGDTHIGNVFFDGDTVGFLDWGIITLANPLRDVSYFLNMCLSVEDRRAREGDLIRHYLGARKALGGQEIGFDEAWKTHRLQASYLAVASCQIVTFPEDVTPRRRQFAAAFLERASAALEDLESRAALREFAGI, encoded by the coding sequence ATGAGCCACGTGCCCGCGCACAGTGGCGAGATCGATGCGGCGTGGCTGACCGATGCGCTCCAGCCGCGTCACCCGGGCGTCCGCGTGGCGTCGGTCGACCTCGCCGACAGCGCGGAGGTCACGAACTCGCACGCCTGGCTGGGTGTCCGCTACGCGCCGGATTCGAAGCCCGGCCCGACCTCGCTCTTCGGGAAGCTGCTGCCGAACGACCCGATGCGGCGGGTCGCGATCGCCCAGACCCGCATGGGGCTCCGCGAAGCGAAGTTCTACGACACCCTCGCGCCGAAGCTCTCGCTTCGCGTGCCCGAGGCCCACGTCGTCCGCTACGAGGAGGACGAGGGCGGCGCCTTCGTGATCCTCCTCGAAGACTTGAACGCGAGCGGGTGCACCGTGTCGAGCGGTCCCGAGAGCCCGACGCCGGACCAGGCCGCCCGGGCCCTCGAAGACCTGGCGGCGATGCACGTCCGCTTCGAGGATCCGGCCGTTCGCGAGAAGGAGGCGGGCTGGGTCACGCCGCCGGATCCGCCCAGCGACTACGGGGCCGTCCGGCTCCAGGAGGGCCTCGATCATCACCGCGACAAGCTGACCGACGCCTTCGCAGAGATGTCCGAGGTCTACATCGCGAAGCAGGACGCGCTTCATGCCGTCTGGGCGGCGGGGCCTCGAACCGTGATCCACGGCGATACCCACATCGGCAACGTCTTCTTCGACGGTGACACGGTCGGCTTCCTCGACTGGGGGATCATCACGCTCGCGAACCCGCTCCGGGACGTCAGCTACTTCCTCAACATGTGCCTGTCGGTCGAGGATCGCCGGGCCCGCGAAGGCGATCTGATCCGGCACTACCTGGGCGCGAGGAAGGCCCTCGGTGGACAGGAGATCGGCTTCGACGAAGCCTGGAAGACCCACCGCCTGCAGGCGAGCTATCTCGCCGTGGCCTCCTGTCAGATCGTGACGTTCCCGGAGGACGTCACGCCACGACGCAGGCAGTTCGCCGCGGCGTTCCTCGAACGGGCCAGCGCGGCCCTCGAGGATCTCGAGAGCCGCGCGGCGCTCCGGGAGTTCGCCGGGATCTGA
- a CDS encoding TIGR03617 family F420-dependent LLM class oxidoreductase, whose translation MELDIIAHPGKIQDSYAHARHVEEAGFGAIWWTDGGRSAYLAATASALSTESLIIGTGIAVAFPRSPMVTAGIAWELAASTGGRFILGLGSQVKAHIERRYSTEFSPPGPRLKEYVESVKAIFRAFNKEEKLSYEGEYYNLSLLPDMWSPGPIEVPAPPIYVSAVRPYMSRLVGEVADGIHVHPFHSPSFVKEAQRTAIEEGCARSGRSLDEITFSIPVMTAVGDTDEELEKTRNHARMMCAFYGSTPGYESIMEHHGYEGMGQELSALQRKGDIAGMQALMSDDVLSHYVVEASWNDLGPKLVETYRDVAPNVRITSYTAADHFDDPAMREKWSHVTKAMRDAG comes from the coding sequence ATGGAACTCGACATCATCGCCCACCCGGGCAAGATCCAGGACAGCTACGCCCACGCCCGACACGTCGAGGAAGCGGGCTTCGGGGCGATCTGGTGGACCGACGGCGGTCGCTCCGCCTATCTCGCCGCCACCGCCTCGGCCCTCTCGACCGAGTCCCTCATCATCGGCACGGGCATCGCCGTCGCCTTTCCGCGCAGCCCCATGGTGACCGCCGGGATCGCCTGGGAGCTCGCGGCGTCGACCGGCGGACGTTTCATCCTCGGCCTCGGCTCCCAGGTCAAGGCACACATCGAGCGCCGCTACAGCACCGAGTTCTCGCCCCCCGGACCGCGCCTCAAGGAGTACGTCGAAAGCGTCAAGGCGATCTTCCGCGCCTTCAACAAGGAAGAGAAGCTCTCCTACGAGGGCGAGTACTACAACCTCTCGCTCCTGCCCGACATGTGGAGCCCGGGCCCGATCGAGGTCCCCGCCCCGCCGATCTACGTCTCCGCCGTCCGCCCCTACATGAGCCGGCTCGTGGGCGAGGTCGCCGACGGGATCCACGTCCACCCCTTCCACTCGCCGTCGTTCGTGAAGGAGGCCCAGCGGACCGCGATCGAGGAAGGCTGCGCGCGGAGCGGACGCTCTCTCGACGAGATCACGTTCTCGATCCCGGTGATGACCGCCGTCGGCGACACGGACGAAGAGCTCGAGAAGACCCGCAACCACGCGCGCATGATGTGCGCGTTCTACGGCTCGACGCCGGGCTACGAGTCGATCATGGAGCACCACGGCTACGAGGGCATGGGACAGGAGCTGAGCGCCCTCCAGAGGAAGGGCGACATTGCAGGCATGCAGGCCCTGATGTCCGACGACGTGCTCTCGCACTACGTGGTCGAGGCGAGCTGGAACGATCTCGGGCCGAAGCTGGTCGAGACCTACCGCGACGTCGCACCGAACGTGCGGATCACGTCCTACACGGCGGCGGACCATTTCGACGACCCGGCGATGCGCGAGAAGTGGTCGCACGTGACGAAGGCAATGCGCGACGCGGGCTGA
- a CDS encoding IS481 family transposase: MQLHPNAKLTPKSRRLLVRRVLELNWPVAKAARAGGVSRQTAYKWLNRFKEHGNEGLQDRPSTAKRQPSKTPAKLVQRMVKLRRRGRAAWEIAQELGVPVSTVSKRLKAEGVGKIWRLQEALDPPKRYEHDVPGGLLHIDAKRYAKIQGVGHAIHGNRKRKNRGIGYEVVFVCVDDHTRLAYAEIHPSENARYATLFFQRAIRWFQSLGIEPRRVLSDNAKCYSSNAFTALCQSVGIRQSFTRPYTPRTNGKAERFIQTMKRRWAYRYVFRSSAMRAESLRPWVKHYNHQRPHRSLGKKTPMQRLREYRQRAA; encoded by the coding sequence GTGCAGTTGCATCCTAACGCGAAGCTGACCCCGAAGTCCCGTCGTCTGCTCGTCCGACGTGTTCTCGAGCTGAACTGGCCCGTGGCCAAGGCGGCTCGCGCCGGAGGCGTGAGCCGCCAGACCGCCTACAAGTGGCTGAACCGCTTCAAGGAACACGGAAACGAGGGACTCCAAGACCGCCCGTCTACGGCGAAGCGACAGCCCTCGAAGACACCCGCCAAGCTCGTCCAGAGGATGGTCAAGCTCCGTCGTCGCGGCCGAGCGGCCTGGGAGATCGCTCAGGAGCTCGGTGTCCCCGTGTCGACCGTCTCCAAGCGCTTGAAGGCGGAAGGCGTCGGGAAGATCTGGCGGCTTCAGGAGGCGCTCGATCCGCCGAAGCGCTACGAGCACGACGTGCCGGGCGGGCTTCTGCACATCGATGCGAAGCGCTACGCGAAGATCCAGGGCGTAGGCCACGCCATCCACGGAAACCGAAAGCGGAAGAACCGAGGCATCGGCTACGAAGTCGTCTTCGTCTGCGTCGACGACCACACGCGCCTGGCCTATGCGGAGATCCATCCATCGGAGAACGCGAGGTACGCGACGCTGTTCTTCCAGCGAGCGATCAGGTGGTTCCAAAGTCTCGGGATCGAGCCTCGGCGCGTTCTGAGCGACAACGCCAAGTGCTACAGCTCGAACGCCTTCACGGCGCTCTGCCAGAGCGTGGGCATCCGACAGAGCTTCACACGGCCCTATACGCCGCGTACGAATGGGAAGGCCGAGCGCTTCATCCAGACGATGAAGCGCCGGTGGGCCTACCGCTACGTGTTCCGCAGCTCAGCGATGCGAGCCGAGAGCTTGCGACCCTGGGTCAAGCACTACAATCACCAGCGACCCCATCGCTCGCTCGGCAAGAAGACGCCCATGCAGCGACTCAGGGAATACCGTCAACGAGCCGCGTAG
- a CDS encoding nuclear transport factor 2 family protein gives MPRYTPEEERNMGVVARLFDTTNPEDKSLLFTEDAVWWNGLPFVGEGGETEHKGRAAIHGILTGATSGPSEKKTNRGVDAYDVSTIRNEDEVVLADGDYVVRQHTMRAKTHGGRDYTNVYCFVFRFDDEGRIKYLTEHWNTWHAYNVLFNHFPMEPAHPEGR, from the coding sequence ATGCCTCGCTACACGCCGGAAGAAGAGCGCAACATGGGGGTCGTCGCCCGACTCTTCGATACGACCAATCCCGAGGACAAGTCCCTGCTCTTCACCGAGGACGCGGTCTGGTGGAACGGGCTGCCTTTCGTGGGCGAAGGCGGCGAGACGGAGCACAAGGGGCGCGCCGCCATTCACGGCATCCTGACCGGTGCCACCTCCGGCCCTTCGGAGAAGAAGACGAACCGGGGCGTGGACGCCTACGACGTCTCGACGATCCGGAACGAGGACGAGGTGGTGCTCGCCGACGGGGACTACGTCGTGCGGCAACACACGATGCGCGCAAAGACCCACGGCGGACGGGACTACACGAACGTCTACTGCTTCGTCTTCCGCTTCGACGACGAAGGGCGCATCAAGTACCTGACCGAACACTGGAACACCTGGCACGCCTACAACGTGCTCTTCAACCACTTCCCGATGGAGCCCGCGCACCCGGAAGGGCGCTAG
- a CDS encoding amidohydrolase, producing MIFDIDSHFEPGNDWLEPYPALRAKLPKFHPAITAVEGIAGDLLRMVPESERPPMDELVPPGLAILFGEEKAGEAERRAEFEGKNQREVADAAARVKWMDEQGIDVQNVICLAGYGFELAIGDQDLPLLQEITATCNDWLATTCEQAGGRLLPVTGLVYHDLDWAIAELTKMRERGSRIFLIPGYPVGGYPPCHPHWDRLWSAATDLGMTPMLHVGLERMDFDPGWANLGTDTTKLRYFSSSFGHVGAQMLVNAFIFNGVFERHPKLTVLLAELGTGWLPYIYRDIDGRIEASSDLFLGKYDLPLKPSEYLARNVKGTPLSWSRDQPVRQTMADLPDEMLVFSSDFPHFEGFSDPMGYYREQLAPLDERTRERFFGGTMLDVYARMGDPITRPA from the coding sequence ATGATCTTCGACATCGATTCGCACTTCGAGCCCGGCAACGATTGGCTCGAGCCCTATCCGGCGCTCCGGGCGAAGCTCCCGAAATTCCATCCCGCGATCACCGCCGTCGAAGGGATCGCGGGCGACCTGCTTCGGATGGTGCCCGAGTCGGAGCGGCCGCCGATGGACGAGCTCGTGCCGCCGGGGCTCGCGATCCTCTTCGGCGAGGAGAAGGCGGGCGAGGCCGAACGTCGTGCGGAGTTCGAGGGCAAGAACCAGCGGGAGGTCGCGGACGCGGCGGCCCGCGTGAAGTGGATGGACGAGCAGGGCATCGACGTCCAGAACGTGATCTGTCTCGCGGGCTACGGCTTCGAACTCGCGATCGGGGACCAGGATCTGCCGCTCCTCCAGGAGATCACCGCCACCTGCAACGACTGGCTCGCGACGACCTGCGAGCAGGCGGGGGGGCGTCTGCTCCCCGTGACGGGACTCGTCTACCACGACCTCGACTGGGCGATCGCAGAGCTGACGAAGATGCGTGAGCGTGGCAGTCGGATCTTCCTGATTCCCGGCTACCCGGTCGGCGGCTATCCGCCGTGTCACCCCCACTGGGACCGGCTCTGGTCCGCGGCCACGGATCTCGGGATGACGCCGATGCTCCACGTCGGCCTCGAGCGGATGGACTTCGATCCCGGCTGGGCGAACCTGGGCACCGACACGACGAAGCTCCGCTACTTCTCTTCGAGCTTCGGGCACGTCGGCGCCCAGATGCTCGTGAACGCGTTCATCTTCAACGGGGTCTTCGAGCGACACCCGAAGCTGACGGTGCTCCTCGCGGAGCTCGGGACGGGCTGGCTGCCCTACATCTACCGCGACATCGACGGCCGGATCGAAGCGTCGAGCGATCTCTTCCTCGGCAAGTACGACCTGCCCCTCAAGCCGAGCGAGTACCTCGCGCGGAACGTGAAGGGGACGCCGCTCTCCTGGAGCCGGGACCAGCCGGTGCGCCAGACGATGGCGGACCTGCCCGACGAGATGCTCGTCTTCTCGTCGGACTTCCCCCACTTCGAGGGCTTCAGCGATCCCATGGGCTACTACCGCGAGCAGCTCGCGCCCCTCGACGAGCGCACGCGAGAGCGCTTCTTCGGCGGTACGATGCTCGACGTCTACGCGCGCATGGGCGACCCGATCACGCGCCCGGCCTGA